TTTAGTGGTTGCAAACACACACAGCTACAAAGTAGGCTTGATGGTTGTAGGACACTATTAAAGACAGTGTACTAAGTGTACTAAACTTTAACAAGACTATAGCTTTTAGGTTATCTTCCTAGAGGTTCTTCACCAAGACTGGGGAGCATGTGATGCTTCACAGGTAGACAAAGATTCAGGTTGTATCTTGAGTGGCTACTATCTGTGGCCAATACTTTTGGAGATATATGAAAAATGATCAGAAAGTGCTTAGAAAGTGCTCCCTGTGCTCTTTACACAGCTAAGGTATATGGCCAATTTTAGGCTTTGTTCATATTCACACTGAAATATTTTTGAAGCCTGCGGTATGGGTTCCTTCCCATTTGATGGGAAAATAATACAATAGCATACAGCGCTAGCATGCAGTAGGTCCTAGACTATGAGGTCTCTAGACCTTTAGACAACATCATGCTTGCGGCTACTAGAGGCCCAGGGTGTCTCTTCCTCTGGGATGCACAATGAGTGACATCATGATGCCCCTCCCAAAGATAAAGAAGCTCTGGGCCTCTGGTGGCTGTAGGAAGACACTACCTGTGCCCTAGAAGCAGGATAAGACAGCAGTACTGTGGGGGATTCAAGAGgtttatgtattttttgttttgttattttaatCTTCagagggtcctacatacaggggacaaGCTACTTTCAGAGGAGGCCCTGTCTTTTGGGGAAAAGCTACATACAGGGGGGAAaactaccttaaccccttaacgacgcaggacgtatatttacctccTGCGCCGGTGGCCccacatcatatcgggtcggtcccggtggccatcaacggccgggacctgtgactAATACCAGACATaactgatcgtggtgatgcccggtattaaccattcagacgtggtgatcaaagttgatgatcaaagtcgggctgttcaggactgcctcggtgaaattgcggcatcctgaacagcttgtaggacacgaggaggatccctacctgcctcctgcgtgtccgatcgccaaataactgctccgtgcctgagatccaggcagacgCAGTCgagcggcaataacactgatcaatgccatgttaatgcatgacagtgatcagtgtaagaaatcagtgtgtgcaatgttaaagtgttaataaatgtgatttaacccatttcctaataaaagtctgaatcaccccccttttcccataaaaaaaaaaatatgtacataaaaataaatattaacatatgtggtatcaccgcgtgggtaaatttccaaactataagaatatataattaattaagccacacggtcaatggcgtacacataaataaaatccaaaatccaaaatagcgtattttttgtcacttttataccataaaggaaaaaaaaagcgatcaaaaagtccaatcaaaacaaaaatcataccaataaaaacttcagatcacggtgcaaaaaattagcactcatacatccccatatgtggaacaataaaaaaagttataggggtcagaagaggacatttttaaacgtttacattttcctgcatgtagttatgattttttccagaagtacaacaaaatcaaaccgatataagtagggtatcattttaactgtatgaacctacagaataaagatatggtgtcatctttaccaaaaaatgcactgcttagaaacggaagcccccaaaatttgcaaaattttcttaattttgccgcacaatgattttttttcggtttcgccatggatttttgggtaaaattactaatttccctgcaaagtagaattggtggtgcaaaaaataagccataatgtggatttttaggtggaaaattgaaagggttatgatttttaaaaggtaaggagaacgaaaatgcaaaaacctaagtccttaaggggttaagagagagCGTATATACATAATTGTCAGAACAGAAAAACTAAATTTAGAATGCAGATTAATGCCAATTTAGTCCACATCTGAGAGTAGAGAAATTGTGGCAGTCTGTTTcccttacagtaaaaaaaaaaaaaaaatagatcctTCTAAAAACTAAAATCAGATGGAGAACCTCCTTAACAACACCTCGAGTAATTCCACTAAGGAGTCATTAATTAAGAAAATGCTGGCACTTTGTATCTTGTAGCGGATTCTCATTAAGGCTGTAATTTGGCAAGAAGCCCGGCCAGACAGTTCGTTACAGAATtcataaaaaataatattatttattcTCATTTAGTAAATTCATTAAAATGAAATGTTTAGAAGATTCACTGAAAAATGGCATATTGAATaaagagaggtttgcaatgtgttGAGATTGTTCATATTAAAATCTAAGTAACGGCTCGCTGGCATTATGTTTTGCCAAACCTTTAAAATGGTATACTGGCATATCCATGCAGGGCCAGGCATGGGCCCCATTTATTTCCATTACCCAAGTACATTACCCAAAGTGTATtcagctagtgactatgtttGAGTAATTTCCATAAATAAACCTTGGTTTGCTGAGCATTTGGGTCTGTATGCTTGAAAAATTGACCCAAACTATCACTATCTGACCATATTTAGGCCACGGAAGTCAGTGGGGTCCGTGCTTGTCCACCTGCAgcccattttgttgaccaatgtGTGCCACAGAGGGCACAAATGTGATGTTAACACAGTCATAAGTTAGAAAGGTAATAATTGGAATTATGTATAGAatttaaagaaaaagtttttatgTACAACATATTTAAGAAGCACTGGTGCTGCTTTGTGAAATTTTCCACCCATATCATGTAggtttcattctggccactaagcctaaaaaTAAGCTGTCAATTCTCATTCTGTAGAGAAAAACTTTTCAGTGTCCTGCCCATCAaactactggtgtcacctttcactgtaatcctgcctGTGAAGATAATTCAGGATCAGGCCATCCCCAATAGGTGATGATCACCGCTCACCTTCTTTCCTCTCTGtttaatgacctctgcacagagcATGCTTAGAAATCGCCcccatggaatttaataaggttcCCCCCAGTCTATTGTTGTCAATGTGAATggagcttgctgtaaagcatatctccaataataatgtccttaaaattaaattaaccctttcatgcaacatgatgtacatgtacatcaAGCTGAGCAGTGACCTTGCATATCATGATGTGCATTTATGTTATAGGGATCCCGTGCGCTCAGAAGCAGAGTGCATGGGGTCAGCAGCACGAGTTTCAGTATATGTGGCTTCTACCAGTATATGTGGCTTCACATAAATTGAATTAAAGTAAAAACCTACAAAAAAAGTGTACGAAATTAGTCTACAGCGCAAACTGAAAAATTTTGCCTAATCTTTGCCTTATCTTCTCCTTTCCAGGTTAGACTTCATGCTTGATCCTTTGGTTGCAGTCATCTCATCTGGACTGAAGGACACAAGACCCGGAATTAGTTGTTACTAGATCTTCTCTACTGTGTTGCCTGATTCTTCACGTCTACTATGTGGCTTCATTAGATCAATTTCACAAGAGGCACATACAACGTTTATAGAAGATAACAACTTGTCATCTTATTGAAGACTGTTGTCAGTTTGGCTTAGAGATCCTCGAGAGTTTGTTGTTGAGAACCTTATAATAAGTATGTGAGACATTGCTATAAAAGACAATGGTGTAAAGATCCTTTTAAGTGTTTCTTGTTCAACATTTTCACATTGTTTAATAGACAAAATGAGTCTGGGAAGTCTTCCAGTGATAAAAAACCTGGTTTCTCGATCCAGGCGTGAACGGGTGCCACTGACAACAGAAATGATCAGTCCTCCTCTGGGTGACTTTCGGCACACAATGCATGTAGGACGAAAAGGAGAAGTCTTTGGGGACACCTCCTTTCTTAGCAACTGCCATGAAAAACACAGACACACTCGTTGGAACTATATCACCAAAAAACTACGCCAAGCTCGATGGATGTCTCCTGAACCCCAATCTCAAGGGCATCCAATATTTCCCCCTCCACCTGTTTCTCCCATTATAAAAAATTCAGTATCTTTGCCAGTTATCAGTATGCATCATTGGGATGAAGAGACAGACGGGAGCCCAGGAGAGGCCTggaactctatggcagagtcacATAGTCATTATGGTAAGTATAAAGCATAACTCTTCTGAATGCTTGAAAATTTACGCAGGAACTTCTCCCATATTATACTTACAGAGGTAGAGATCTTTGGTTCACATAATGGATTTTCTTTTTCTGACCCTTACCttcctataataaaaaaaatgtttgtgtttgATTCTGCAGATTTCAAATGCATCAGGATATCAAGGTTAACTAAATGTACCTACATGAAAACATTGTTGAATTAAAaggaaccaatcagcatattttagcatatataatgcttggcaatgagttatatatgctaaaatcgttatcctcaccatccccggagaCGTttatgcccccagggatggtgaagatattaagttataaagtcccccccccccccagttgccccggcaagtagtcccctgggtgggacTTACCAGCTCCTTTCACTGCAGCCATGGCCCCGCCTCGACGGTTTGAATGACGGTTTgcatcactgctctgctccctagGCAGATGGAGCATAGCAGTGACACGAGCCATCATTCAAGCCACTGGGGCAGATCCACAGCCACAGCGAACGGAGCTGGTAAGTGTAAGTCCCCATCCCTGGGGGGCGCAAACATCccgcggggatggtgaggataacgatTTTGGCATATAcatgctaaaatatgctgattggttccctttaaaggggtactccggtgcttacacatcttatcccctatccaaaggataggggctaggatgcctgattgcgggagtcccgcagctggggacgcccgcgatcatgcacgcggcaccccatttgtaatcagcccccggagcgtgttcgcatcAGGACTGATTATGGTTGACcgaagggccggcggcgtgtgacattatgcctccgcccccgtgtgtcgtcacactccacccctcaatgcaagcctatgggagggggcgtgatagctatcacgcccctcccgtaggcttgcattgaggggtggagcgtgacgtcacacgagggcggaggcgtgacatcacacgccgccggccctacggccgaccataataatacataataatacaAACATATATTTGCAAACAGGGGTGCCTTTAGAACAGGGGTGGGAAACATCTGGGCATATAAGGCCAGGGACATCCTTTTGTCTGGCATGCCAGTGGATTCCAAATTGAGTCCCACAAGAACCTGGCAGGAGCAGTCAGGTGGGAAAGATAGCAAAAGGTTGTTCCAGCGGGTCCTAGGCTATGAGGTCTCTCGGCTGCAGACAACATCATTCCTGTGACCACTAGAGGCCAAGGGTATCTCTCCCTCAGTAATGTACAATGAGTGATATTATCATGCCCATCCCAAAGATACTCAAAGCCTCTAGTGGCAACAGGAAGAAGTTGCCTGCATCTAGAAGCAAAATAAGAATTGTGGGGGAGCCAAGtcaaatatatgtatttttgttttgttattttaattGTCAAGTGGTGCTACCTTCAGGGAAGGTcctattttttgggggaaagCTACCTTCAAGTGGATCACATATAAATAATTGTTAAAGGTAGGGGCAAAATTTAAACAGGGCCTTAGGTCCATATCTTATTATACAGCACAGGTGAAAGCAGCTATTTCACTGAACTGATAGAGAAGGATGTTGAGAAACCTTACATAAACTTTACATATGACTAAAAGGACATTTTTATTTCTTATGTTGCTCAAAAGCTTGACTATCTGATCTTATACTGCACACTGCTATTTAACTGCAACACTAAGCAAAATTATTGTATTTCTGTACTTAGGACTAGAGTCTGGATTTTGTACCATGCCACGGCTCTCATCCTCTGAGGATCCATCAGAGGACACCAATTCTCAGAAACCTGAAGAAGACTGGGCCAGCTCTGGACTTCCATATACAGAGGAAAGCAGTGTTTGTACTGTTCCCTTGGAATCTTTTGGCAGTCTATATCATGCTGACTCCATGCAATCCTTGGTCATGGACTTTGGCCCTTCACTTATGACCGAAATCCTAGAGGGTATTAGCTTCTCGGATACGCCAAAGAAAACAGAAGAAGCAAGCGTCCTACAGGAACAAAATACATTATCATCTAACCATAGCCTGTCCAATTTTAATGTGACTTTGGACCAAAGGAAACCGGAAGCACATCAATTCCATTGTGATGTCCAAGGACCCAAAGGTCTTGTAAGTTGGGAACCAACCACTATTGCCGAGGAAATGGAGATTGATACAGACAGTGGGATAACAGGATCAGAACAGGGAAGTAGAGGTATCACTGGGGATCTATATGACTCTGGTGATGGCTCTGAAATAGAAATGTAGGCATTTCGAAACTCTTGGACAAGACAAGGCTTTGGGGATCTTTACATAAATATTCAGCATTATATTTTTACCCAATACAGTTACCATTGTGAATGCATACACTAATCTTTTTTTATGAATTGGAATAAAACATGTATCCTATGTAATCTACAGCACAAGGCATTATGGTCACTCCACTCTGCATTTCATTGAATAAGAACCAAAAAGGACAATATCTACCTGTAAGACTACAAATTCTTCAGATCAAGACCATATAAGAAGAATTTGGttttcatttttaatacattAAAACACCTAGGTCATTAAAAGAATGCAATATTCTATCTTTGTTGGAAGAACACCTTCAGCTTTATTGTGTAGTTTAATAGATAAAAATACATAGGACATTTACAATCTTTACatagtatgtatatgtgtaagtCCAATTACAAAAAAAGGTATTGAATGTTTATGTTTCGCAAAAATAAGTAATTTGGAGGAGGATACAAGTCTGCAGAGAGTCTTGAGTTAACATGGCAGGATGGATGTTTGGTATAATAGCAGCTCAATAAATCATAAGCTGTAGGAAGGCTACAAAGACACCAGTGAATAGCATGGAGCCCATTTAACATAGACCAATTTTGTCTTTGGTTGATTAGATACAAATTATGAATGTTCTCCGGAGAAGACAATTTACTGTAAATTGCCGATATTCATCCTCATAGATGCTGAGGAGTCAGAGTTATTTTCTCAAAGGAATAAAGTGACAAAAACAAGAATGAGCTATGAAACTGCTGAATGTAGACGTAAAAAAAGGGATATTTACTTGAACGAAAATGGTTATGTCAGAGTTAGATGAAAGAGTCTTAAGAAATTCCATGTCATTGATGGTCTCAATGTACATCTACAGTATGTAGAACAGTCAAAACATTACATCTGCcaataaaggaaatctgtcatcagtatcacccgcactgacTTGTTATACAGGCTTgaagtgcgggagacactgatccAAATGATACTTACTTCGTCCCAATCCGTCACTATATTTCACCGTTattcagctttttttttacatgctaaTTAgctgcttggggcatgggcagaggtACTTTTGCTTCCCcgggcacagtgatgtcaccgctgccagGTCGGCGCTCTGCCTggtttatcattatatatattccGCCTCcctgctcgctctctctctctgataCAATGGTGCCAAGCAGGATGACGTCACTCCTGCCGGGTCGGCACTCCACCTGGCTCATTAATATTCATATGTCCCCCTCCCTGCTTGGTCTCTCTCTGATACAGTGGTACATGCGCCGCTGTGTCAGAGAGAGAGTgagcagggaggggggaataGGAATATTTATGAGTCGGGCGGAGTGCCGACCCAGCAGCAGTGACGTCTCCATGCCCGGGAAGCAATCATAGCTCCACCCATACCCCAAGCAGCTCATTAGCATAGCACAAAAAAGCTGAGTAATGGTGGAACGCAGCGACGGATCAGGGCgaggtaagtatcattttgaacATTGTTTAACAATATGTGACAAGCCTGTATAACAGCTTAGtatgggtgatactgatgacaaatttcctttaactaggATATGTTGAAAAAAGTTGTCTTGTAAAATGTTCAAATGATTTTCCTTTTTACCTTTGCCGGTCACAGTTGAGTTATCAACCCCAGATGTTATGACATTAATGGGATTTTCCTGGCTTATAAGAAAAGGGAGAACATTCTGgaactggcattttttttatcaactggcaccagaaagttaaacagatttgtaaattacttctataaaaaaaaaaatcttaatccttccagtacattttacggTCTATATACTacggatgtcatgaccacagtgctctctgctgacctctgctgtccattttaggaactgtccagagcaggagaaaatccccatagcaaacatatgctgctctggacagttcctaaaatggacagcagaggtcagcagagagcactgtggttgtgacatcagagaaatcaaaaaagaaatgcctgtcctctgtagtatacagcccataaaatgtattggaaggattaagattttttaatagaagtaatttacaaatctgtttaactttctggcaccagttgatttaaaaaaaaaaagttttccacaggagtacccctttaaaagtacttTACTTAATCCAGCGAAACAGTAGGGCCACTACTGCTTCGATGTCCTTCATCAGATTCACTGTGAGGAAGTCCTCTGTTCGTGTGCTGGTGGCCACGTTGGTCACTGATCTTACACACAAAAAGAGAGTCAACTAAAGCCAATGATTGACTCCAATATCAAGTGAACAAtataagtgacatcatcacagaagGTCTAGTGGGAGACCCCAGAGTGGCGGTGGActagtaaagttttttttcccccactttatACCCTACTTTTTCCCTACTTTATACCAGTTCAAGCTTGTACGCCATTTTCTCTCAGAAAAACCATTTAAAGGAATATTGTAGGGGAATGTAAGTTATTATTAAGTTACGTTATAGATAAGTTATGgatcgcgggtggtccgaccactgggaacctcacaatctcctgtacggggcctcaacagtccgcaggaagggggcgttctATGCCCGCATCATGAAGCGGCAGACATGCCCCCtttatgtatcccatagagatatatggagggggcatgtctgccgcCGCTTCCTTCTGGGGACTGCATGGTGCTTCCTGGGGCTTGCAACggacccatacaggagatcgcgggggggtcccagtgattggaccccccgtgatctataactaatcccgtatcctttggataaggggatgGGATCATTTATATTCTACTACAGCACTCCTTTAGGTTCAGGTCTTTTTTTTACCATACATGATCCATGTATCTTGTTTTCCAATATGCATTGTTCCAATGTCAAAATTGTCGCAGTAAGTAAAGCTGTaccatgcacactatggaatccCCACAGTGGAAAATTATGCTCTGGAAATTCATTTGCCAGACTATGCCATAGTATGAATAATCCCTTACACAGGACGGTATCAGTTTGTTTGTCTGATATTCACCCTGTGTATTTGGGCCCTTACAAAGGGTTAACAGGTCATACAGGAATTGCAGAAGTCATGGATGTCTACAATATAAACCTATCTTTTTCACATGAATCTGATATAGTAACTTCTTTATGTGAAATTCCAAAGTAAGTAAAAGTGAGCAGGATTAGATGTTTCTAACCTACTGTTCTTTGTATCTATTTAGTATCATTTAAGACAGGAAGGTTAATGGTTTTGTTACTTTACAACTACTTGTGGTTTAGCCTATAGTTTGGAAATTACTTAAtttttagtaacatagtaacatagttcataaagttgaaaaaggagtccatcaagttcaacctatatccctaatgagttcctactgagttgatccagaggaaggtaaaaaa
The sequence above is a segment of the Hyla sarda isolate aHylSar1 chromosome 6, aHylSar1.hap1, whole genome shotgun sequence genome. Coding sequences within it:
- the CDC42EP1 gene encoding cdc42 effector protein 1; amino-acid sequence: MSLGSLPVIKNLVSRSRRERVPLTTEMISPPLGDFRHTMHVGRKGEVFGDTSFLSNCHEKHRHTRWNYITKKLRQARWMSPEPQSQGHPIFPPPPVSPIIKNSVSLPVISMHHWDEETDGSPGEAWNSMAESHSHYGLESGFCTMPRLSSSEDPSEDTNSQKPEEDWASSGLPYTEESSVCTVPLESFGSLYHADSMQSLVMDFGPSLMTEILEGISFSDTPKKTEEASVLQEQNTLSSNHSLSNFNVTLDQRKPEAHQFHCDVQGPKGLVSWEPTTIAEEMEIDTDSGITGSEQGSRGITGDLYDSGDGSEIEM